A window of the Anaerolineales bacterium genome harbors these coding sequences:
- a CDS encoding oxidoreductase, producing the protein MKATAISQDALAALRMKLRGELIQPGEPQYESARKVYNAMIDKHPRLIVRPVDVADVSSAVGFATEQRLELAVRGGSHNGPGFGTVDGGLVLDLSRMRGIRVDPEQKTVRVEGGALLGDVDHATYPFGLAVPSGTFSTTGVGGLTLGGGMGYLSRRYGLSIDNLLGVDLVLADGCFVTASKEQNEDLFWAVRGGGGNFGIVTSFLFQARPVATVYGGPMMWSIEEASVIFPYWQDMILKAPEELYGIFVFLTIPPSPHFPEQYHLKKMCAVIWCYSGALEDAEQVLKPVREFRKPAIDMAGPIPFPALQSMFDPLYPAGYQWYWKADIFKRFDEQAIKDLIKGSSELPTGLSAIHIFPINGAVGRVGPHETPWGFRDSNFSMAIIGVDPDPINNERVTKWAKDTWLALHPHATGGTYLNFAMDEGSDTVESGYKENYLRLSKIKAKYDPNNFFHINQNILPTA; encoded by the coding sequence ATGAAGGCTACCGCTATCAGTCAAGATGCGCTAGCCGCACTACGCATGAAGCTGCGTGGTGAGCTTATCCAACCGGGCGAGCCGCAATATGAGTCGGCTCGCAAGGTCTATAATGCCATGATCGACAAACATCCAAGGCTGATTGTCCGTCCCGTGGATGTCGCGGATGTGAGCAGTGCAGTCGGATTTGCAACTGAACAAAGGCTGGAATTAGCTGTGCGTGGAGGGTCTCACAATGGGCCTGGTTTTGGCACGGTGGATGGTGGGTTGGTACTAGACCTCTCGCGGATGCGTGGAATCCGAGTCGATCCAGAGCAGAAGACTGTGCGAGTGGAAGGTGGTGCATTGCTGGGTGACGTGGATCATGCAACTTATCCATTCGGGTTGGCTGTACCATCGGGCACATTTTCGACCACTGGTGTGGGGGGGTTAACCTTGGGAGGTGGTATGGGTTATCTTTCTCGTCGCTATGGATTATCTATAGATAACCTGCTTGGTGTTGATCTGGTGCTTGCAGACGGTTGTTTTGTGACCGCTAGCAAGGAGCAAAATGAAGATCTTTTTTGGGCGGTGCGCGGAGGAGGTGGCAATTTCGGAATTGTCACTTCCTTCCTGTTTCAGGCCAGACCGGTGGCGACCGTCTATGGTGGCCCAATGATGTGGTCCATTGAAGAAGCCTCTGTGATATTTCCATATTGGCAGGATATGATCCTAAAGGCACCCGAAGAGCTCTATGGCATCTTTGTTTTCTTGACCATTCCCCCAAGCCCCCACTTTCCTGAGCAATATCACCTTAAGAAAATGTGTGCAGTCATTTGGTGCTATTCTGGCGCACTGGAAGATGCCGAGCAGGTTCTGAAACCAGTAAGAGAGTTCCGAAAGCCAGCTATTGATATGGCTGGACCAATTCCATTCCCTGCCTTACAGAGCATGTTTGATCCGTTATATCCCGCAGGGTACCAGTGGTATTGGAAAGCAGATATCTTTAAACGCTTTGACGAACAAGCCATAAAAGATCTCATCAAAGGTAGCAGTGAGTTGCCGACTGGCCTGTCTGCAATCCATATTTTCCCCATCAATGGTGCTGTCGGGAGAGTCGGGCCGCATGAAACGCCGTGGGGTTTTCGTGATTCGAATTTTTCTATGGCGATCATTGGAGTGGATCCGGACCCAATAAACAACGAGCGTGTCACCAAATGGGCCAAGGATACCTGGTTGGCTCTTCATCCGCATGCAACAGGAGGCACATACCTAAACTTTGCGATGGATGAAGGCAGCGACACTGTAGAATCAGGTTATAAGGAAAACTACTTGCGCCTGTCGAAGATAAAAGCCAAATACGACCCGAATAATTTCTTCCATATAAATCAAAATATCCTTCCTACGGCATAA
- the pgl gene encoding 6-phosphogluconolactonase, translating to MIRVFNDLEALSQAAAELFMLQSRQASLICGRFCVALSGGDTPRRLFEILAMPPYRDRIHWSEVHVFWSDERCVPADDPRNNALMARMALLDHVSIPPENLHPIHCDLSPHQAALDYEAELRKFFSTSNPDFHLIFLGLGANGHIASLFPHTSVLDEKERWVSEVYIEELGMYRVTFTAPYINQASQVVFLVSGADKAQVLEDVLEGPYQPNQLPAQLIRPAGKHPIWLVDKTASHKLTMREEQV from the coding sequence ATGATCCGTGTTTTCAATGACTTGGAAGCGCTGAGCCAGGCTGCCGCCGAGCTATTCATGCTCCAATCACGCCAGGCCAGCCTGATCTGCGGACGTTTTTGCGTGGCCCTCTCCGGAGGAGATACCCCTCGTCGCTTATTCGAGATCCTGGCAATGCCACCTTATCGTGATCGAATCCACTGGAGCGAAGTGCATGTCTTTTGGAGTGATGAGCGCTGCGTGCCTGCAGATGACCCGCGCAATAACGCTCTCATGGCGCGCATGGCACTGCTTGACCATGTGTCTATCCCGCCTGAGAATCTCCATCCAATCCATTGTGACCTTTCGCCTCACCAGGCTGCCCTCGATTATGAAGCAGAGCTGAGAAAATTCTTCAGCACGTCCAACCCCGATTTTCACCTCATCTTTTTAGGATTAGGTGCCAATGGGCATATTGCCTCACTTTTCCCACACACCTCCGTGCTTGACGAAAAGGAGCGTTGGGTATCGGAAGTGTACATAGAAGAGCTGGGGATGTACCGCGTAACCTTCACTGCCCCATACATCAACCAGGCCAGCCAGGTGGTTTTCCTCGTTTCAGGGGCAGACAAAGCCCAGGTACTCGAAGATGTGCTGGAAGGTCCATATCAACCAAACCAGCTACCCGCCCAATTAATCCGCCCTGCTGGCAAGCATCCTATCTGGCTGGTTGATAAAACTGCCAGCCATAAGCTAACCATGCGCGAAGAACAGGTCTAG
- a CDS encoding GNAT family N-acetyltransferase translates to MRSIRVILNRRAYQSEEDFWRIRNFLRQVSLTNDHHMFSWPVIRLDYWRWHGIRNLGDGSLERDVIIWETEDQQIAAALNPEERGQVFLQVHPSHKSSELEDEMVAYAEAHLQAPSRRGGQVIWIWSDSNDSQRQAILQARGFIPIHNATEHQWRRSLVLPLPQRSISDGYIIRPLGDVSELPSRSWASWRAFHPDEPDEKYDPDWSWYQNIQAAPLYRSDLDLVAVAPTGDVAAFTTIWYDDETNCGYFEPVGTVPEHQRRGIASALCCEGLRRLKGAGATFAMVVGGTVHANALYRSVFGPEFDLSVPWEKRWD, encoded by the coding sequence ATGAGGAGCATTAGGGTGATACTCAACCGACGTGCTTACCAATCTGAAGAGGATTTTTGGCGGATTCGAAATTTTCTGCGCCAGGTATCTCTAACGAATGACCACCACATGTTCTCCTGGCCGGTAATTCGCCTGGATTACTGGCGGTGGCATGGCATACGTAATTTGGGGGATGGTTCTTTAGAGCGGGACGTAATTATTTGGGAAACTGAAGACCAGCAAATCGCGGCTGCACTGAACCCTGAGGAGCGAGGGCAGGTGTTCTTACAAGTCCATCCCTCACATAAATCCTCTGAGCTTGAAGATGAGATGGTGGCTTATGCAGAAGCCCATTTGCAAGCCCCAAGCCGGCGAGGCGGCCAGGTGATCTGGATTTGGTCTGATTCAAACGATAGCCAACGGCAGGCAATCCTGCAAGCCCGCGGCTTTATTCCAATCCATAATGCGACTGAGCACCAGTGGCGGCGTAGCCTGGTTTTACCCCTGCCTCAGAGATCCATCAGTGACGGATACATCATAAGACCCTTGGGTGATGTTTCGGAGCTACCTTCGCGGTCCTGGGCATCCTGGAGGGCATTTCATCCTGACGAACCGGATGAAAAATATGATCCTGACTGGTCCTGGTACCAGAATATTCAGGCTGCGCCATTGTACCGATCCGACCTGGATCTTGTCGCCGTCGCACCAACCGGTGATGTGGCAGCTTTTACCACGATCTGGTACGATGATGAGACCAATTGCGGCTATTTTGAGCCAGTAGGGACTGTGCCGGAGCACCAGAGACGAGGTATTGCAAGCGCGTTGTGTTGTGAAGGTCTCCGCCGGCTGAAGGGAGCCGGTGCCACTTTTGCGATGGTCGTCGGTGGTACAGTGCATGCCAATGCCCTTTACCGGTCCGTATTCGGTCCAGAATTTGACCTCTCCGTGCCGTGGGAAAAACGCTGGGATTGA
- a CDS encoding serine protease, with protein sequence MTEEAQILPAHSQPFLSAAIRQLTSSGPMAEITPEWAWGGSTGQGVKVAIVDTGVEYDHPALSDMVCGGVIIEWDESVQDKIRHIPDLKPSDVAGHGTACAAIIHSIAPQALLYSVRVLGTNMNGRAYQFAAGVDWAMENGMDVVNLSLSTSKKDYFALFHSLSDEAYFKNVMLVSAASNFDEPSMPSLYSSVFSVASHAGKDPFTYYYNPTPPVEFGAPGIDLRVAWKDHSYVLSTGNSFAAPHIAGIITLIRAKHPELTPFQVKSVLWACAANVRRE encoded by the coding sequence ATGACTGAAGAAGCGCAGATCCTTCCGGCACATTCTCAGCCATTCCTTTCAGCAGCCATCCGTCAATTGACCTCCTCCGGGCCAATGGCAGAGATCACTCCCGAATGGGCCTGGGGTGGTTCAACCGGTCAGGGAGTTAAGGTTGCCATCGTAGACACAGGAGTGGAGTACGATCACCCAGCGTTGAGTGATATGGTGTGCGGTGGGGTAATCATTGAATGGGACGAGAGTGTCCAGGATAAGATCCGTCATATCCCTGATCTAAAGCCTAGCGATGTAGCTGGCCATGGCACAGCCTGCGCTGCCATCATCCACAGTATTGCTCCCCAAGCGCTGCTGTATAGTGTGCGCGTATTGGGGACCAATATGAACGGGCGGGCATATCAATTTGCGGCTGGAGTGGATTGGGCGATGGAAAATGGCATGGATGTGGTCAACCTCAGCTTGAGCACTTCGAAAAAAGATTATTTTGCCCTGTTTCACTCGCTCTCCGACGAAGCTTATTTTAAAAATGTCATGCTAGTGTCAGCAGCCAGTAATTTCGATGAGCCGAGTATGCCATCGCTTTACTCTTCGGTATTCTCGGTGGCTTCACATGCAGGGAAAGACCCGTTTACCTACTACTACAATCCCACCCCCCCAGTGGAGTTCGGTGCCCCGGGGATTGATCTTCGGGTGGCCTGGAAGGATCACTCATATGTGCTCAGCACAGGTAATAGCTTTGCTGCTCCGCATATCGCTGGCATCATCACCCTGATCCGGGCCAAGCACCCCGAGCTGACTCCTTTCCAGGTCAAGTCAGTTTTATGGGCATGCGCGGCGAATGTGCGTCGTGAGTGA